The following proteins are encoded in a genomic region of Dyadobacter sp. UC 10:
- a CDS encoding SusC/RagA family TonB-linked outer membrane protein produces MKKTLLLAFIFSVAAWMSVHGQAVGITGKVSSDDGSPLPGASVQLKGTTTGTQTDADGNYTINISGPESVLIFSFVGMTSQELTVGSQSVIDVQLKSDTRNLSEVVVTGFGSQIKRDLTGNIAQVKGTEIQNMPVASVDAALQGRAAGVYVNSGSGKLGQAINVRIRGNSSISASSQPLYVVDGMPITTADVSNSTGGATNPLADINSNDIESIEILKDASAGAIYGSRAANGVVLITTKRGKAGKTNVSINYQLGSSEATRRVDFLNADQYVKFYTMAANNRDRIDDVDPSDPDSYTQYLLGEGGFLDDYSLGTFGTPDQKEYLWQDQAFQKAPMQQLDFQLNGGSDKTKFFISGQYLDQKGVIIGNKLNRLSARMNLDHQAYKWLQVGLSMGLARTINRRLPGDNAFSNPLQMAALTPLTPFTDPSTGLPTGTPPGEVGVPLYFNPMITSKYASFIATSFRNLTNAYAQISFTPELKFRSELGIDLLNQNEESYYQTQNVRNVSTASSGLGENFATFITNYNTNNFFSYDKTMGNHSIGATLGMSYQQSQNKLSFIEGSQFPSNSYKKIASAATKSGGSSSETNFRFLSYFLRFNYKFSEKYLISASARIDGSSRFGVNSRYGFFPSVSAGWVLTEENFLKDNNVLSFLKLRGSYGSTGNSEIGDFPQLGLFSGDAGYAGAAGQRPSQLANPDLKWETTKQADFGIDFGLFNNRINGEIDYYEKKTDGLLLEVNVPATTGFSIKVANVGKLENKGFEFVLNTQNLIGKFKWSTSLNLAANRNKVTDIQDQIIEGGLANMSRVMEGQPVGVFYTVEYAGVDPANGNALFYKNTPTEGRTTVTNSGYNSAQRVVSGNPNPKLVGGITNTFSFKGFDLNVFFNGVAGNKINFYGVGQYASANGIYEDNQTTDQLNAWTPENPNTNVPEARFYRGNGNQASSRYIMDGSYLRLRTVTLGYNLPSNITSKIKMDRVRLYVSGLNLATFTNYKGWDPEVNTDDLSARDLKFATGTDFYTPPQPRTILVGINVGF; encoded by the coding sequence ATGAAAAAAACTTTGCTTCTGGCATTTATTTTCAGTGTCGCTGCCTGGATGTCTGTACACGGACAAGCAGTAGGAATTACTGGAAAAGTATCAAGTGACGATGGCTCTCCCCTTCCCGGCGCCTCAGTACAACTAAAAGGAACAACTACAGGAACGCAGACAGACGCAGACGGAAACTATACTATCAATATTTCCGGCCCCGAATCCGTACTCATTTTCAGTTTCGTTGGGATGACAAGCCAGGAACTGACGGTGGGTAGCCAGAGTGTCATCGATGTGCAGTTAAAAAGCGACACACGTAACCTCAGCGAAGTGGTAGTAACTGGCTTCGGCTCTCAGATTAAGCGCGATCTGACTGGCAATATCGCACAGGTAAAAGGTACCGAAATCCAGAATATGCCTGTGGCGAGCGTCGATGCGGCTTTACAGGGAAGAGCAGCCGGCGTGTATGTGAACAGCGGCAGCGGCAAGCTCGGGCAGGCAATCAATGTCCGGATCAGGGGAAATTCCTCGATCAGCGCGAGCAGTCAGCCCCTTTATGTCGTTGACGGAATGCCGATCACGACGGCGGACGTAAGTAACAGCACAGGGGGCGCTACCAACCCGCTTGCGGATATTAATTCCAATGATATTGAATCCATCGAAATCCTGAAAGATGCTTCCGCGGGGGCAATTTATGGGTCACGCGCCGCAAATGGCGTGGTTTTGATCACAACCAAGCGCGGAAAAGCGGGCAAAACCAATGTCAGCATCAACTACCAGCTCGGCTCGTCAGAAGCGACCCGTCGGGTAGATTTCCTTAATGCAGACCAATATGTGAAATTTTATACCATGGCGGCCAACAACCGCGACCGTATTGACGATGTAGACCCGAGTGATCCAGACTCTTACACCCAGTACCTGTTGGGAGAAGGAGGGTTTCTGGACGATTACAGCCTTGGCACGTTTGGCACACCCGATCAGAAAGAATATTTGTGGCAGGACCAGGCTTTCCAGAAAGCGCCTATGCAACAACTGGATTTTCAGCTGAACGGAGGAAGTGACAAGACAAAATTCTTTATCTCCGGCCAATATCTGGACCAAAAAGGAGTAATAATAGGAAATAAGCTGAACAGACTTTCGGCCCGAATGAACCTGGATCATCAGGCTTATAAGTGGTTGCAGGTAGGGCTATCGATGGGACTGGCGAGAACCATTAACAGGCGTTTGCCAGGTGATAATGCATTTTCCAACCCATTACAAATGGCCGCCCTTACCCCACTCACCCCATTTACCGATCCTTCAACTGGCTTGCCCACAGGAACACCGCCGGGAGAAGTGGGTGTACCGCTTTATTTCAACCCGATGATCACGAGTAAGTATGCCAGCTTTATAGCCACTTCATTCAGGAACCTGACCAATGCTTACGCGCAGATCAGCTTCACACCTGAACTGAAGTTCCGGAGTGAGCTTGGCATTGATCTCCTCAATCAGAATGAAGAAAGCTACTACCAAACGCAGAACGTACGGAATGTGAGCACGGCAAGTAGTGGCCTGGGAGAGAATTTTGCCACATTTATTACAAATTACAATACAAACAACTTTTTTTCTTACGACAAGACAATGGGCAACCACAGTATCGGTGCCACGCTGGGGATGTCGTACCAGCAATCTCAAAACAAACTAAGTTTCATTGAAGGATCCCAGTTCCCGTCCAATTCATACAAAAAGATCGCGAGTGCTGCTACGAAATCGGGCGGGAGTTCGTCGGAAACCAATTTCCGCTTCCTCTCCTATTTCCTGAGGTTTAACTATAAGTTTTCAGAGAAATACCTGATTTCTGCCAGTGCAAGGATCGACGGATCGTCGCGTTTTGGTGTTAATTCCCGTTATGGATTTTTTCCGTCGGTATCAGCGGGTTGGGTACTCACGGAAGAGAATTTCCTGAAAGACAACAATGTGCTTAGCTTCCTTAAACTAAGAGGAAGCTATGGTTCGACAGGCAACTCCGAAATCGGCGATTTCCCGCAGCTTGGCTTGTTCTCAGGAGACGCGGGCTATGCGGGAGCAGCAGGCCAGCGGCCTTCCCAGCTAGCCAACCCGGACCTGAAATGGGAAACGACAAAACAAGCAGATTTTGGAATTGACTTTGGTTTGTTCAACAACCGGATCAATGGTGAAATTGACTATTACGAGAAAAAGACCGACGGTTTGCTTTTGGAAGTAAATGTACCGGCCACCACAGGATTTTCGATCAAAGTCGCCAATGTAGGCAAGCTCGAAAACAAAGGCTTCGAATTTGTACTGAATACGCAAAACCTGATCGGAAAATTCAAGTGGAGCACTTCTCTTAACCTGGCTGCAAACAGAAATAAGGTTACCGATATTCAGGACCAGATTATCGAAGGTGGTCTCGCAAATATGAGCCGCGTGATGGAAGGACAGCCGGTTGGTGTTTTCTATACCGTTGAATACGCGGGAGTTGACCCTGCAAATGGGAATGCACTTTTTTATAAAAATACGCCGACAGAAGGCAGGACTACGGTCACCAACAGCGGATATAACAGTGCACAGCGCGTGGTGTCGGGCAACCCGAACCCTAAACTTGTAGGGGGTATTACCAATACCTTTTCATTCAAAGGATTCGACCTCAATGTGTTCTTCAACGGAGTCGCCGGCAATAAGATCAATTTCTACGGGGTAGGCCAATATGCATCTGCCAATGGTATCTATGAAGACAATCAGACTACCGATCAGCTCAATGCGTGGACTCCTGAAAATCCGAATACAAATGTTCCGGAGGCCCGGTTTTACCGCGGGAATGGAAATCAGGCATCGAGCCGGTATATCATGGACGGGTCGTATTTGCGCCTTCGTACTGTGACGCTGGGCTACAATTTACCATCAAACATTACCAGCAAAATCAAAATGGATCGCGTGAGGCTTTATGTTTCCGGACTGAACCTGGCAACTTTCACCAACTACAAAGGGTGGGATCCCGAGGTAAACACAGATGACCTGAGTGCGAGGGATCTCAAATTCGCAACCGGAACTGATTTTTATACCCCACCTCAGCCACGTACAATACTGGTTGGTATTAACGTAGGTTTTTGA
- a CDS encoding zinc-binding metallopeptidase, which yields MIAKSISKTLLLGMLAASMLLSSCTEEKIGKVEDIPGLGGDTWVPGPVDKWILDSLTTPYNISAKYKWDQFEFGNITKTLVPPDEAQVIPLLSTIKKAWTVPYVQEAGKVFYNKFSPKFFILSGSNEYNAEGSITLGTAEGGRKVVLFGVNLFKIKGMQGYDAARDSAFVKDWFLHTIHHEFGHILHQTELYPVEYRNITKSLYQGGNWINWSDADARRDGFVTAYSSLNFDEDFVEMIAMMLTEGKAGFDKIVNSIPEGTSPRGVTKAQAQSSLRQKEAIVVAYYKNTWDIDFYSLQKRVRGSMNKLF from the coding sequence ATGATAGCGAAATCAATTTCAAAAACCTTATTACTCGGAATGCTTGCTGCCAGCATGCTTTTGAGTTCATGTACGGAAGAAAAAATTGGCAAGGTGGAAGACATTCCAGGACTGGGCGGAGACACGTGGGTGCCCGGGCCGGTCGATAAATGGATCCTCGACAGCCTGACTACGCCGTACAATATTTCGGCGAAGTACAAATGGGACCAGTTTGAGTTTGGCAATATTACGAAAACACTGGTGCCGCCAGACGAAGCCCAGGTTATTCCATTGCTGAGCACAATCAAAAAAGCCTGGACAGTACCCTACGTACAGGAAGCCGGGAAAGTCTTTTACAATAAATTCTCTCCCAAGTTCTTTATTCTTTCCGGAAGCAATGAATACAATGCGGAAGGTTCAATTACGCTTGGTACTGCTGAGGGAGGTCGGAAAGTAGTTTTGTTCGGTGTTAATTTGTTTAAGATTAAGGGAATGCAGGGCTACGATGCGGCGAGAGATTCGGCCTTTGTAAAAGATTGGTTCCTGCATACGATACACCACGAATTCGGGCACATCCTGCACCAGACGGAGTTATATCCTGTTGAATACCGGAACATTACCAAGTCGCTTTATCAGGGAGGAAACTGGATCAACTGGTCGGATGCAGATGCCCGCCGCGATGGTTTCGTAACTGCATATAGTTCGCTGAACTTTGATGAAGACTTTGTGGAAATGATCGCCATGATGCTGACCGAAGGAAAAGCGGGATTCGACAAAATCGTAAATTCGATCCCGGAAGGTACCAGCCCAAGAGGCGTCACCAAAGCACAGGCGCAGTCGTCGCTCCGGCAAAAAGAGGCTATTGTGGTCGCCTATTATAAAAATACGTGGGATATAGATTTTTATAGCCTGCAAAAACGGGTTAGGGGATCGATGAACAAACTTTTTTAA
- a CDS encoding RagB/SusD family nutrient uptake outer membrane protein, with protein sequence MKKRTYIHSLALLTGLLMVNGCASKLDVAPTQSIEESTALSTSRDVEVTLIGAYDGLQDVDVYGGAFQYTSELLGNSDELGFGGTFQNLLEMYNKEITTQNVTALATWRDSYVAINRCNNVLSALDIVEEDKRERVEGEARFIRGSIYFDLVRMYAKTWGDGDNNANPGVPLILTPTRVVTEANNIPRNSVAEVYTQVLADLTAAKTLLPEVNAIYANKFAASAQLSRVYLMQSNFALARDEANEVIQSAKYPLVADFSSLYYTFLRNNGANPAEYIFSMVVTQQDGANDMNTYFGATIEDITGTSGRGDVRILPKHRSLYETGDERGNFFITTLNTYTQKHLDTFGNVLQFRSAEMYLTRAEANFRLSTSVGATPVADINRIRTRAGLTAVTTVNLESILKERHLELAFEGHMLHDIKRNKKNVGTFPYNSPKLIMPIPQREIDVNKSLVQNEGYQ encoded by the coding sequence ATGAAAAAGAGAACATATATACACTCCCTGGCTCTGTTGACAGGTCTGCTCATGGTGAATGGCTGTGCAAGCAAGCTGGATGTTGCGCCTACCCAAAGCATTGAAGAAAGCACCGCGCTGAGCACTTCGCGCGATGTGGAGGTAACCCTGATAGGTGCTTATGATGGATTACAGGATGTGGACGTTTATGGAGGTGCATTCCAGTACACCTCCGAATTATTGGGAAACAGCGACGAGCTGGGCTTTGGAGGGACTTTCCAAAACCTACTCGAAATGTACAATAAAGAAATTACCACACAGAATGTAACAGCCCTGGCGACCTGGCGCGATTCGTATGTTGCAATCAACCGCTGTAATAATGTATTGTCAGCGCTGGATATCGTGGAAGAGGATAAAAGGGAACGTGTGGAAGGTGAGGCGCGGTTTATCAGGGGTTCTATTTATTTTGACCTGGTCAGAATGTATGCAAAAACCTGGGGCGATGGGGATAACAATGCAAATCCGGGCGTTCCGCTCATTTTAACGCCGACGCGGGTTGTGACTGAAGCCAATAATATCCCCCGTAATTCGGTAGCCGAGGTATATACACAGGTCCTGGCTGATTTGACTGCAGCCAAAACACTTTTGCCGGAGGTTAATGCTATTTACGCTAATAAGTTTGCTGCATCTGCCCAATTATCGCGTGTATACCTGATGCAGTCCAATTTTGCACTTGCAAGGGATGAGGCTAATGAAGTTATCCAGTCAGCTAAGTATCCGCTGGTGGCTGACTTTTCTTCACTATACTATACTTTCCTGCGCAACAACGGAGCTAATCCGGCTGAATACATTTTTTCGATGGTCGTAACGCAGCAAGACGGAGCGAACGATATGAACACCTATTTCGGAGCGACTATCGAGGATATCACAGGGACTTCAGGAAGAGGGGATGTTCGCATACTTCCCAAACACAGAAGCCTGTACGAAACTGGTGATGAACGCGGGAATTTCTTTATTACTACGCTCAATACCTATACGCAAAAACATCTGGACACTTTTGGTAACGTGCTTCAGTTCAGGTCTGCCGAAATGTATTTGACGAGAGCAGAGGCCAATTTTCGTCTCAGCACGTCAGTGGGCGCTACTCCTGTTGCAGATATTAACCGGATTCGCACACGGGCCGGCCTGACAGCAGTCACAACAGTGAATCTGGAATCGATCCTCAAAGAGCGGCATCTCGAACTTGCATTTGAAGGCCACATGTTGCACGATATCAAGCGGAACAAAAAGAATGTAGGAACATTCCCCTACAATTCTCCGAAGCTGATCATGCCTATTCCACAACGCGAGATCGATGTAAACAAGAGCCTGGTGCAAAATGAGGGTTATCAATGA
- a CDS encoding RagB/SusD family nutrient uptake outer membrane protein: MTRLSNIKSLLIIPLLLVLAGCEDFLSTEPDSTRATINTPGKVSQLLTTAYPQGSYVLFAESMSDNVADKGIGEDDKTNRFSYLFEEVEATVDEQDSPDQYWAECYRAISVANEALDIISKVANPEEYSAQKGEALLARAYAHFMLVNFFSKFFDATQANPSPGIPYVTVPEKVVLKQYDRRTVDFVYSMIEKDLLEGLPLIADGSYTVPKYHFNRAAANAFACRFYLVKRDYAKVLQYANAVFPGANIGDNLRPWNTTYESLSPQELYNTYSRASQNANLLLAETSSTYGRYVAQYRYGMNYGKWLEVSEGEGIIAGNASWAYPLYTQGDNNYLIPKLNEYFVRESVNAEIGFPYVMVPLFTAEEVLFNKIEANAYLNNTAAAIEDLNLFASKRVSNYNPSTHRITSSRITSFFNGMNLRSGIVNTVLLFKRVEFVQEGMRWFDMQRYGIPVQHQTSSGQVISVPATDPRRVLQIPQTATLAGIEQNSR; the protein is encoded by the coding sequence ATGACAAGACTAAGTAACATAAAAAGCCTTCTGATTATCCCGCTGCTCCTGGTACTGGCTGGCTGTGAGGATTTTCTTTCCACCGAACCCGATAGTACCCGGGCAACGATCAATACACCCGGAAAGGTATCCCAGTTACTCACCACTGCTTATCCGCAGGGAAGCTACGTGCTGTTTGCCGAGTCTATGAGCGACAATGTTGCGGACAAAGGAATTGGGGAAGATGATAAGACCAACCGTTTTTCCTATCTGTTTGAAGAAGTCGAGGCGACGGTGGATGAGCAGGACTCGCCGGATCAATACTGGGCGGAATGCTACCGGGCGATTTCGGTTGCCAATGAGGCGCTTGACATTATCAGCAAAGTGGCCAATCCGGAAGAATATTCGGCGCAAAAAGGGGAGGCTTTGCTCGCGCGCGCCTATGCCCATTTTATGCTTGTCAACTTTTTCAGCAAATTTTTTGACGCTACACAAGCTAATCCAAGCCCGGGAATTCCTTATGTAACTGTTCCGGAAAAGGTGGTTTTGAAACAGTATGACCGCCGGACAGTCGATTTTGTTTACAGTATGATCGAAAAGGATTTGCTGGAAGGGCTTCCGTTGATTGCCGACGGCAGCTATACCGTACCTAAGTACCACTTCAATCGTGCCGCCGCGAATGCATTTGCCTGCCGGTTTTATCTGGTGAAAAGGGATTATGCAAAAGTGCTGCAATACGCGAATGCAGTGTTTCCCGGAGCGAATATAGGCGACAACCTTCGCCCCTGGAACACAACTTACGAAAGCTTGTCGCCTCAGGAATTGTACAATACCTATTCCCGCGCCAGTCAGAATGCCAATTTGCTCCTTGCTGAAACCTCTTCGACCTACGGCAGATATGTAGCGCAATACCGGTACGGAATGAATTACGGAAAATGGCTGGAAGTTTCGGAAGGCGAGGGGATCATCGCAGGTAACGCCAGTTGGGCCTATCCTTTGTATACCCAAGGCGATAATAACTATTTGATCCCGAAATTGAACGAATATTTTGTCAGGGAATCTGTAAATGCGGAAATTGGATTTCCGTATGTAATGGTGCCGCTGTTCACAGCTGAGGAGGTTTTGTTCAATAAAATTGAAGCAAATGCGTATCTGAATAATACGGCTGCGGCTATTGAAGATCTTAACTTGTTTGCCAGCAAGCGCGTTTCTAATTATAATCCTTCTACGCACAGGATTACTTCAAGCAGGATCACCAGCTTTTTTAATGGGATGAACCTCCGGTCGGGAATCGTGAATACGGTGTTGCTTTTTAAAAGAGTCGAATTTGTGCAGGAGGGAATGAGATGGTTTGATATGCAGCGTTACGGTATTCCTGTTCAGCACCAGACTTCCTCGGGACAGGTGATCTCGGTACCGGCGACCGACCCCCGCAGGGTTTTACAAATACCGCAAACGGCAACCTTGGCAGGGATTGAGCAAAACAGCAGATAA
- a CDS encoding DUF4302 domain-containing protein, with translation MKKIFLYFLFASSAFFSCENSDDTLFEESADTRLNAALASYEKLLVEAPHGWNAIIYPKGGGSYGFHFKFNDQNRVVMYSDFTAESAAKPKESSYRLKAMQTPSLIFDTYSYLHVLSDPDNEVNGGVLGEGLQSDFEFSIFPDSLKEETVTFVGRKNQSRLVLTKATQAQAAAYASGDLAKAVLFNNISKYQTYFRRITLGNVTYEITPNQLNRTIKLTWLEGNVPKTFTTGYYFAGASLVFLKPLVNGSQTINGFTNFTWNANSMQLRFSGGGANTVVQEAIKPISVDLAAARRWWREPVESGGYWRSLNGFHVKGVDDAFGVKDLSYEGNPYYRYLYQPGGDTSYEIFAPLFVVDDALSLIYGHLGEPPVFTADGRIIYTAYATTGPVPMNGPAVNSANLLYDKSGFYLIQTSETTYDMVSAKDAKAWISWQ, from the coding sequence ATGAAAAAAATCTTTCTCTATTTCCTGTTCGCTTCTTCCGCTTTTTTTTCCTGCGAGAATAGCGATGATACTTTGTTTGAAGAATCTGCGGATACCCGTTTGAATGCTGCATTGGCATCCTATGAAAAGCTGCTTGTTGAGGCCCCGCACGGCTGGAATGCAATCATTTACCCAAAAGGCGGCGGCAGCTATGGTTTTCACTTCAAATTCAATGATCAGAACAGGGTCGTCATGTACTCGGACTTTACAGCAGAGTCTGCAGCCAAACCGAAGGAAAGCAGCTACCGGTTGAAAGCCATGCAGACCCCTTCGCTGATATTCGATACCTATTCATACTTACACGTGTTGTCTGACCCGGACAATGAGGTAAATGGGGGCGTATTAGGGGAAGGGCTTCAATCGGATTTTGAGTTCAGTATTTTTCCCGACTCACTGAAAGAAGAAACGGTCACCTTCGTCGGCAGAAAAAACCAGAGCAGGCTTGTGCTCACCAAAGCAACGCAGGCACAGGCAGCGGCTTACGCCAGCGGAGATCTTGCAAAGGCGGTTCTCTTCAACAATATTTCCAAGTATCAGACCTATTTCAGGCGGATTACCCTCGGCAACGTTACTTATGAGATTACGCCCAACCAGTTGAATAGAACTATTAAACTAACCTGGCTGGAAGGCAATGTGCCCAAGACATTTACGACAGGGTATTATTTTGCGGGGGCGAGCCTCGTTTTCCTCAAACCGTTGGTAAATGGTTCACAAACCATCAATGGTTTTACCAACTTTACGTGGAATGCAAATTCAATGCAACTGAGGTTTTCGGGAGGAGGGGCCAATACTGTGGTGCAGGAAGCGATCAAACCAATTTCCGTTGATCTTGCAGCTGCAAGGAGATGGTGGCGAGAGCCCGTCGAATCGGGTGGCTACTGGCGCTCTCTCAACGGGTTTCACGTTAAGGGCGTCGATGATGCATTTGGAGTAAAAGATCTCAGTTACGAAGGAAACCCCTACTATCGTTATTTGTACCAGCCGGGAGGAGACACGAGTTATGAGATTTTTGCGCCCCTTTTTGTGGTCGATGACGCTTTGTCGCTTATCTACGGGCACCTTGGCGAGCCTCCTGTATTCACCGCCGATGGCAGGATCATATATACGGCCTACGCCACCACAGGTCCTGTCCCTATGAATGGCCCGGCAGTGAACTCGGCAAATCTGCTGTACGATAAAAGCGGGTTTTATCTGATCCAGACGTCAGAAACAACGTACGATATGGTGAGTGCCAAAGACGCGAAAGCCTGGATTTCCTGGCAATAG